ATCTGACCAGCCAGTTTTTCGCTAACGTCTATTTGGATACACTGGATCAGTTTTGTAAGCATCACCTGAAAATCCGGCATTATGTCCGCTATTGTGACGATTTCGTGATTCTGGCCAACCATGCGGACGAGTTGCGGGTCTGGGAGCGGCAGATTGAAACATTTCTCTGGGCTCACCTCCGATTGCGTTTGAATGAGAAAAGGAAACTGCGCCCCGTTTCCGACGGTATCGATTTTCTGGGATACATCGTGCGCCCGGATTATCTTCTGACACGCAAGCGTGTGGCGGGCGCTCTTCGGGAAAGACTGTCCGGAGCTCAAGCCATTCTGGTAGCTGAAGGTATGACGCTGGCTGAGGGGGAATCCCGTTTTTTCCCTTGGAACCGGACTCTTATGAACCGAGTCAGACAATGGCTGGTCTCCTTTCGCGACCATACCGAACGGGCCTCCAGTCACCGTCTTTGGGGTGACATGATACGCCGTTTCCACTGGTTGGATGAATATTTCATCTGGCGCAACGGCATCCCAAACTTTCGTTACCCGCCACCCTTCCATTCTCAGAGTTTTAATCAGCAGAAACGTTGGTTCCTCAGTCTGTTTCCGGATCACGTGGTCATGATCCGATTGGGCTCCTACTGGGAGATCGCTGCGTCCCGCGCCGACCTGTTACCTATTCCCAGTTGGCACGGTCGGCGTTTTACTGAACGCAGTTTCCAGGCGATCAACCGCATCCTTCTGACTCGATGGGGGCGTGTGGTCTGGATTGATGAGACCGGACGGAGGATCACTCCCATTGCGGAACGAGTATTGACAGGACACTGGCCGGGGAATTTTTCGGGTTGTCCACCAAAACCAGATTCTCCAATGGTTGTTGAAGAGCGGCATGGAGGTGAAAAGCCTCCTTTTCAGCAGGCGGAACAAGGGTGAATGAATTTTGCAAACCCGGACCAGCCGGGTGTGAGGGAAGGAAGGGGACGCTCGGTCAGGATCAGGACCAACCTCAGATGAATGCAAAAATGAAATTTGCGGCTGCTCCAGAGAGTGAAGAAAAGGCGGCACCGTCAACGCGGGTGAGGCGGAAGGGACGAAAACCTGGAGGATAGATGCTGTTCTGAAGAGTTGATTGGCCGAGTAAC
The DNA window shown above is from Magnetococcales bacterium and carries:
- a CDS encoding group II intron reverse transcriptase domain-containing protein, producing MMVPSSLSSMDHPLFTAENLYWAWRKCRRRKSHIRSATDFEYNLEENLFALRDELRRRRYCPAPSRAFLVAKPKRREIFAAQFRDRVVHHLLVDHLEPGWERRFIHDSFACRKGKGTHAAVERLRSMTRQVTANGSRPAWYLQLDIKGFFISIDRRILFSRLVAHEIDPVVLDLIRLLVFHDPTRNCRLCGQPMSAFQALPAHKTLFKAASECGLPIGNLTSQFFANVYLDTLDQFCKHHLKIRHYVRYCDDFVILANHADELRVWERQIETFLWAHLRLRLNEKRKLRPVSDGIDFLGYIVRPDYLLTRKRVAGALRERLSGAQAILVAEGMTLAEGESRFFPWNRTLMNRVRQWLVSFRDHTERASSHRLWGDMIRRFHWLDEYFIWRNGIPNFRYPPPFHSQSFNQQKRWFLSLFPDHVVMIRLGSYWEIAASRADLLPIPSWHGRRFTERSFQAINRILLTRWGRVVWIDETGRRITPIAERVLTGHWPGNFSGCPPKPDSPMVVEERHGGEKPPFQQAEQG